Part of the Helicobacter bilis genome is shown below.
TGCGATGGCTTAGAGAATGAAGCGCTCGAGAAATGCGACGCATCTAATGAAGGTAAAGAATCTTATCCTATGAATGCGTTTAATGGTGCGATAAGTGATACTGAAATCGCTGATGTTGTAGCCTATCTTAAGTCGATCGCACCTAAAAGCTTGAGCGATAAAGAAGTGTTTGTAGAAGCATGTAGCAGGTGTCATAGCGCTGTGTATGATAAGAATCAATATGATTCTATGTTTTTTGCTAACCATAACGCAAAGATAGAATCTCTTATTAAACAAGGTGAAGGCAAAGAAGAAGCAGATTTCATAGAATCTCTTAATGATGAAGACAAAGCGTTTATGAGTGCCCTGCTTGGTATGGCTAAGGCAAAAGAAAAGAAAGATATGAGTGAAGACCAGCTTAATGATGAAAATGACGCTATCAACGCGAAGACTTTTGAAGACTTTGGTGGTGCTTTAAGTGTGCTTAACGCTTCACTTTTAGAATCTAGCTTTAATAAAGCAGGGCTTCATGCAGCAACAGATTCTGAAATGATTAAGGCGTATTTAGGCAATACACCACCTGATTTATCCATGATGATTAGGGCAAAAGGTCGCACAGAGTTAGCCGCATTTATTAATAATCCGCAAAAAGTGCCTTTGATTGACATTCAACAAGCAATTATTAATAAATTGGTAAAAAATAAGCAAGATGAAGAGAAAGCTGCATTGCCTGCTGATTTAAGTGAGAATGACAGAAAAGCAAAAATCAAAGAGATAAATGCTAGAGATGCAGTTTATTATGGTATTAAATTGCCTGAAAATTCTATGAAAGATTCATGGCAAAGTGCTGAAGATTACACAAATATGGCAAAAGATATGGGCGTAATGCCACAAGGTAAGGCAATGCCTAGAGTAGGTCTTACAAAAGAGGCAGAAACACAAGTTATAAACTACCTTGAGACAATCGGCGATAGCAAAAAAGCTCAAAGAGATTCTCTTGGATTGTGGATCATTGGCTTCTTTGTATTACTCTCAGCCCTTGCATATATGTGGAAAAGCAAGATTTGGAGAGACTTACACTAATTAAGATTCTATCCAACTAATCCCTACTTAAGTCTAAGGCTATAATAGCCTTAGCAAGGAAAACCCTATGAATATCCCCTATGTAATATTAGCTACAAATAATAAGCATAAACAACAAGAATTTAAACATGCCTTAAACACAGAGATTCTAACCCCAAACGATTTGGGTATATTAGACTTTGATCCTATTGAGTGCGGAGAGACATTTGAAGCAAACGCAATGATTAAAGCAGAAGCACTCTATCACATACTACAAACACATGCAAATATACCCCAACACTACATTGTTATCGCTGATGATAGCGGACTATGCATAGAAGCACTACAAGGGTTGCCCGGTATATTTTCTGCACGATATGCACATATGCAAAATGGCAATACAGAATGTGGAAACTCAAGTGATGCGGATAATAGAGAAGCCCTAAAAGCTGCATTAAAAGAGCATGGAATCTGGGGTAGCAAAGCCTATTTTCAATGCAGCATTGCCTACATTATACACGATGAAGCAAAGCAAAAAAATATACAAAATGTTGTCAGCGGACAATGTCATGGCATTGTAGCGATTAAAGAGAGCGGAACGCATGGATTTGGATATGATTCTATGTTTTATAGAGATTTCTCACAAGATGAGATTCTAATGCTTGACTTCACATTGCCTACCAATAACACTAATAACAAAATAACAATTTTAGAATCTTTGCAACACTCCCTTGCCACACTCCCATTAGAACAAAAAACAAAGATTTCACACCGCGGACAAGCTATACAATCCTTATTAAAAGCATTTTTGGCATGTTTTCAGTAGATTAAAAGTTTTGTCTTAATCTTTGAGTAG
Proteins encoded:
- a CDS encoding non-canonical purine NTP pyrophosphatase, which translates into the protein MNIPYVILATNNKHKQQEFKHALNTEILTPNDLGILDFDPIECGETFEANAMIKAEALYHILQTHANIPQHYIVIADDSGLCIEALQGLPGIFSARYAHMQNGNTECGNSSDADNREALKAALKEHGIWGSKAYFQCSIAYIIHDEAKQKNIQNVVSGQCHGIVAIKESGTHGFGYDSMFYRDFSQDEILMLDFTLPTNNTNNKITILESLQHSLATLPLEQKTKISHRGQAIQSLLKAFLACFQ